A single window of Bufo bufo chromosome 10, aBufBuf1.1, whole genome shotgun sequence DNA harbors:
- the SAC3D1 gene encoding SAC3 domain-containing protein 1 → MDSSPPVGVCLDMCPAREMRERESQGRLHQFEIQSVQWTYKGHRRRGHPVADPKKTVKEYRRPAAGKELSCPIDLRTPATLAKTVQYLLMEVWPSVNYRDLSSLAKAYSFVFDRLRAIRQDLIVQRIRGQGGALVLEGSLGFLLCAPYLVRDLSIADYDEVLHCTQVRECFAELMECYRGAGGFTRQAEFQSLLLLYDLGNLDTIHRALQLPHGLLQSAHVRLALGISRAHLENNWVRLFRLVYQLNCLQACAFYRHLPSSRHKALCPLIHAYSSRNCRFPLDLLTRMMALDSPSLTTEMCTKRGQTVTSGEQPSVLFLKTTLKDVKLELPGREMNLVEQKKGKASWAEVMMGQDHGITNPIASLH, encoded by the exons ATGGACTCCTCTCCTCCCGTTGGTGTATGCCTTGATATGTGCCCGGCGAGAGAGATGCGAGAGCGGGAAAGCCAAGGACGTCTGCATCAGTTCGAAATACAGAGTGTTCAGTGGACATATAAAGGTCACAGAAGAAGAGGTCATCCTGTCGCTGATCCCAAAAAGACTGTGAAAGAGTACAGGCGCCCTGCGGCAGGGAAAGAACTGTCCTGCCCTATAGACCTGCGGACCCCTGCAACCCTAGCCAAAACCGTTCAGTATCTCTTGATGGAGGTCTGGCCAAGTGTCAACTACAGGGATTTGTCGAGTTTGGCCAAGGCTTACTCTTTTGTGTTTGACCGCCTACGTGCTATTAGACAGGACCTGATTGTGCAAAGAATTAGGGGGCAGGGAGGGGCTCTAGTTTTAGAAGGAAGCCTTGGGTTTTTGCTTTGTGCCCCCTATTTGGTGAGGGACTTGTCGATAGCAGACTATGATGAAGTGCTACACTGCACGCAGGTACGGGAATGCTTCGCCGAGCTAATGGAGTGTTACAGAGGGGCTGGAGGATTTACAAGACAAGCTGAATTTCAGTCTCTTCTTCTTCTTTATGACTTAG GTAACCTGGATACTATACACAGAGCTCTGCAACTCCCTCATGGGCTCCTGCAATCTGCACATGTCCGTCTAGCCCTCGGTATAAGCAGAGCCCACTTAGAAAATAACTGGGTACGGCTTTTTCGCCTGGTGTACCAACTGAACTGCCTTCAGGCTTGTGCTTTTTACCGCCACTTGCCAAGCTCCCGCCACAAGGCACTTTGCCCCCTAATACATGCGTACAGCAGCCGGAACTGTCGCTTCCCACTTGACCTCCTTACCAGAATGATGGCACTGGACAGCCCTTCACTAACCACGGAAATGTGCACCAAGCGCGGACAGACGGTAACGTCCGGAGAACAACCTTCAGTCTTGTTCCTGAAAACAACACTCAAGGATGTGAAGCTTGAGCTTCCAGGCCGAGAGATGAACTTGGTGGAGCAAAAGAAAGGCAAAGCGTCTTGGGCAGAAGTGATGATGGGACAGGACCATGGCATCACAAACCCAATAGCATCATTACATTAG